GTTCTCGATGCGCGTCTTGACCGTGGCGGCCGAGGCGGCGGCGGCGAGGTCGTTGGTGCCGATGCAGATGAAGACGTGCGTCGGCGGGGCCTTGTCCACGATCGCGAACTGTTTGGGCGCGAGCGCCTCGGTGTAGGCGGCGGCGATCTTGGAGGGGACGGCCAGGCTGAGCAGCGCGTTGCGGCCGCCGATGCCGCTCTCGATCCAGCCGACGTTGCCGATGTTGATATACGGCGCGGTCGGGCTGGTGCCGTTCAGGTAGTCGCCCTGGCCGGTCGTGCCGGTCTTGTCGCCGGAGCCGCGGCCGATCGAGTCGGAGAGGATCAGCACGTTCGCCCCCGCCGCCGTCGCGGCCCCGCGCACGAGCATCGGCCCGTAGACCTGGTTCAGCGAGGCCACGGCGGTGATGGTGCCGCTCATGGTCCGGTCGTCGGCATTGTTGGTGCCGCTCATCGCCGCCTCGTTGTGGCCTGGCGTGACGATCTGGTTCACCAGCTCGTTGTAGGCGGCGGAGACCCCCAGGTGCTCGCGCCAGGTGCGGACGTAGAAGGTCTCCCCCGGCGTGATCGTCACCGGCACCGGGTCGGACTCCACCGTGTCGCCCAGGTCCATCAGCCGCGTGACCTGCCCGCCGAAGGTGACCTGGTGCATCGTCCCCAGCGGGTATTCCACCGCCGCGCGGAGGTTGAACTGGAGCAGGTTCGTGGTGCTCTCGCCGCCCAGCGGGTTGGCGTACCAGTTGACGTAGGTCAGCAGCAGGTCCTTCGCCGCGTAGAGAAGCGGCGCGCGGAACATGACGCGGTTGTTCTTGACGTTGTTCGTGTTGCCGGTGTTGGCGTAGCTGTACGGCACCATGTTGCGGTTGCCGGCGGCGATCATGGCGGCGGCCTGCGCCCCGGCGGTCCCGTTGAGCCGCACCAGGCCCGCGGCGCTGGGGTTGGCGGCGGCGGCGACCGCGACGCCGATCAGGGCGTTGCCGCTCGACGCGAGCGTGCATTTCTTGGCCCCGTCGGCCCAGTAGATCCGGTCGCCCGCGGCCCAGGCCTCCGACGCGACCTTGGGGAGGCCGTAGACGCCGACCATGCCCGCCTCCACCTCGGCCCCGCTTTGCGCCGCCCCCCTGGCGACGCCGAAGAGGGCCCCGACCTGCAGCCCGTCGCCGGCGGCGAGCGGGTAGGGCGCGGGGAGGGTGATCGTGTTCCCGTTCTGGATGGCGTTCTTCATGGCGTTTCTCCTTCTTGCGTGTGTGTGTTTGTTTCGTGTCCCGTCGGGTCGGGTCAGGTCAGCTCGGCGTCCGCCGCCCAGTGCACCGCCAGGGTCTGCCCGGCGGAGCTGCCCGCGGGCGTGACCAGGCCGACGTTGAACGAGCCCTCGCCGGCGATGTACGCGGCGGCGCTGCAGTCGAGCGTGGCGGTGAGGTTGCGGACCTGGGCGTTGGCGTTGATCGGGTTCATGAGCGCGACGGTCGGGGCCGCGCGCTTGGCGACCCGGAAATGCACCGTCCCCAGCTGCTGGTCGGCGGAGGCCCCGACGACCTGCGAGGCGATCATGCCGCCCGCGTGGGAGCCGCCGCCGCTCGCCGGCAGCACCTCCACCGGGAAGGACTTCTCGAAGTAGCGCTGGCAGAGCGCCAGCTCGGTCGCCGGGTGGCGGCGCTCGTAGGGGGTGGGGGCCGCGCCGATCTCCAGCTGGACGCCGGTCACGTCGCAGCAGTCGGCCGCGCCGGCCGTGCCCACGGGGGTCCAGTTGAACCGCACCGCCAGCTCCTGCGCCCCGGCCGGGATCGTCCCGGTGAAGCTGTAGCGGGTGCGCGTGCCCGTCAGGACGGCGGTCGCGTCGATCGCCGCCGTGCTGAACCCGGTCCACGAGCCCGAATTGAGCGAGGCGGCGCCCTGGTCGGCCCCGGTGCCCGACAGGAGCTGGACCGTCAGGGCCGAGCCGGCGGCGGAGAAGTCGGCGCCCTTGCTGGCGTGGAAGGAGAGCGTGACCTGCTGGCCCGCCATGTCCCGGCAGTTGGCGGACTCGACGACCTGGCCGAGATAGACGGTGGAGGCCGACAGCGAGGCGACGGTGCGCTGCAGCCGGGCCGCGTGCGGGAAGTCCAGGTCCCCGGTCGCCACGCGCCGCGAGGTCATGTCCGAGCCGGCCGTGATCGCGAACCAACGGTCGACGGCGAACTTGGTGGAGTTCGTCAGGGCCAGGCCGTTGCCGACGTTCCGCTGGTCGAACGCCATGGCGCCGTTGACCAGTCGGTTGCGGTTGCCCGCCGGGCCGATCGGCCCGATCGCGCCGGAGACGGAGACCGTCCAGTCGGTCACGCCGGTCGCCGACCCCGCCGCCGCCCTGACCAGCAAGGTCAGCGTCCGGGTGCCTTGGTCGTACGCGACGACCACGCCGTCGTAGTGGACGTTCGCCGGGTCGCTCGTCCGGGCCACGCGCACGCTCGAACCGACGGCGAAGGAGACGTCGGCGGCCAGCACCCAGGCCTGCGGGCCCGACAGGCCCGCGTCCTTCGACGTGGCGGAGGTGGTCGTGCGCAGCCGCGACGCGTCGGCGAGCAGGTCGACCATCATGGCGAAGAGGCGGGGGAGCTGCTCCCCCGTCCCGGCGGTCACGATCTCGTTGTAGCCGTAGCCGTTCAGCAAGTCGGTGTCGTACTGGATTCCGTTCAGGTACATGATGGGCATATCAGGCGATGACCTCTCTCAATTCGGCGGTGAAGCTGTGCAGGTTGTA
The nucleotide sequence above comes from Paludisphaera rhizosphaerae. Encoded proteins:
- a CDS encoding capsid cement protein, coding for MKNAIQNGNTITLPAPYPLAAGDGLQVGALFGVARGAAQSGAEVEAGMVGVYGLPKVASEAWAAGDRIYWADGAKKCTLASSGNALIGVAVAAAANPSAAGLVRLNGTAGAQAAAMIAAGNRNMVPYSYANTGNTNNVKNNRVMFRAPLLYAAKDLLLTYVNWYANPLGGESTTNLLQFNLRAAVEYPLGTMHQVTFGGQVTRLMDLGDTVESDPVPVTITPGETFYVRTWREHLGVSAAYNELVNQIVTPGHNEAAMSGTNNADDRTMSGTITAVASLNQVYGPMLVRGAATAAGANVLILSDSIGRGSGDKTGTTGQGDYLNGTSPTAPYINIGNVGWIESGIGGRNALLSLAVPSKIAAAYTEALAPKQFAIVDKAPPTHVFICIGTNDLAAAASAATVKTRIENIIALAKARWNDPVCIVATIFPVTNSTDSWATTANQTFTGTPPGAGTPPHWANYTDDTGTSGRSWLNDLIRAVALVGQDGYVDGSIQVEDASDERKWRVDLGAPTIDAFHPQPALHRQAATAIDAAALFG